atgtgactgaattgctgtaatctcatgataaaactttaatggatgaggagttgcttcttacagatgagcaaagaaagtaatttcttgagatggaatttatTCCTGGTGAaggtgctgtgaacattgttgaaatgacaacaaaggatttagaatgttacataaattCTGTTGATAAAACACTTGCAGGATTTGAgaagactgactccaattttgaaagaagttctgtgggttaatgctatcaaacagtatcACATGCCACAGAGAAATCTGTCATGAAAAGAAAAGTTGATCAATGTAGCAAActttattattgtcttattttaagaaattgctactGTCATGTCAGCCTTCATCAACCACCATCCtggtcagtcagcagccatcaatgtCAAGGCAAGATCCTCCAGCAGTAAAAAGATTTCAACTTGccaaaggctcagatgatcattagcattagcattttttagcaataaaaatttttttttttttttttttgagacagtctcactctgttgcctgggctaaagttctcctagactcaagcaatcctcctgcctcagcctcccgagtagctgggactacaggcatgcgctaccaagcccggctaactttttctatgtatttttagttgtccagctaatatctttctatttttagtagagacagggtctcactattgctcaagctggtcttaaactcctgacctcgagcagtcctcctgcctcagcctcccagagtgctaggattataggtgtgaaccaccacgcccagcctaaaatatttttaattaagttgtgTACATTGTTTTGTGGATATAATACTAACATAACTTTTTATGTGCACTGTGaacaaaaattcatgtgactcgCTTTATTGCGGtatttattgcagtggtctgaaaCTGAACCTACAAGATTTCTAAGGTATGACTCTATTTGAAGAATTAAtgcccccccaccaaaaaaagaacaaagattaaaaaataaaaaagaattaatgccaaaaaactttctaaatttgatgagagacataaacctacagattcaagaaggtGAGCAAACCACaaataggataaaaataaatccacaccaagacacatcataattttaatcttaagaaaactaaagacaagaaatcttaaaagcaatCAGTCTACAGAGAGAAATGATGTAGTACCTATAGGGGAAAACAAATTCTAATGATAGTGTATTTCTTTAGAACCATGGAAACCAAAAGGAAGTGGCATAGTATTTTTCAAGTATTAAAAGAAGAACTGTCAACCACAATTCTATATCTGGCAAAACTGTCTTTCAGGAAAGATATTGtcagatgaaagaaaactaaaataatttgttacCAGCAGACCCACCCTTAAAGACTATGTAaaagattgattccatatcttgactattgtgaattgtgctgcaataaacatgggtgtgcaggtatctctttgatatactgatttcatttccttcagatatatacccagcagtagggttgctggatcatatggtagtttcatttttaactttttgagaaatctccatactgttttccataatagctgtactaatttacattctcactaataGTAtgtaagggttcccttttcttcacaatcttgccaacacttatgtttttgtctttttggtaatagccattctaacaggaatgaactgatatctcattgtggttttatttgcttttctcttgtgattagtgatgttgagcattttcccCAGACCCTggagacaaggtctggctctgtcacccaggcgggagtgcagtggcgcgatcatagctcactgtaacctcacactcctggcctcagcctcccaagtggcaggactacaggcacacgctgccacaccacctggctaatttttttattttttgtagacacagagtctcactatgttgcccaagctagtctcaaactcccaccctcaagcgatctgcccacatcagcctcctaaggcgctgggattacaggtgtgactcACCATGCCCAGTatactttttcatatatctgttggccatttgtatatcttcttataAGAACAGTCTGTtaggtcttttgcctatttttttcattgggttgttttcttactattgagttgcatttcttatatattttagatattaatctcTTATAAGATGCatactttgcaaatatattctcccagtgTGTAGGTTGCTTTtgactctgttgattgtttcctttgctgtgtagaagcttttaaatttgatataataccatttgtctatttttacttttgttgtctgTGCCTTTGAGATCTTATCCAAAAAATCTGGGTATatatcaaaggaaatgaaattagtgtgtcaaagagatatctacatcCCATGTTTaaagcagcactattcacaatagctgagatCTGGAATCAATATAAGTGTCCATTAACAGGTGACTAGATAACGAAAATGTGCAAATATatgaaatggaatactattcagccataaaaaagggtgaaatcatgtcatttgcaacaacattgatgaacctggaggacattacgcTGAGTGAATTAAGCctggcagagaaagacaaatgctgcatgatctTACTcgtatgtggaatctaaaagaattgatctcatagaagctAAGGGTAGAATAGTGGCTACCAGAGGCTAGGGGAATGGGGTTGGGGAAGGGGAAATGAAGAGATTGGTCAGTAGGTACAGTGTTACAGTTAGGTAAGAGGAATAAATTCTGGAATTGTATTGCCACAGCAgagtgactgtagttaacaataatgtgtatttaaaaatagctggaagagaggaTTTTTAACGTTTGTACCACAAAGGAGTGACAAAtttttaaggtgatggatatgtttattaccctGATTCAATCATTACATAATGTatccatgtatcaaaacattacgTTCTCCCCATGATATGTACAAATATTACGTgtaagtcaaaaataaaataaaacttaaaaaaagagtATCTAGAAGAAGCtctttaaacagaaagaaaatggtaacaAGAGGAGGCTTCAGatttcagaaggagaagaagaacaATGGAGTGAATAAAAATAGGgattaaatataatagataatcTCCATGGGTTccttaaatcatattttattattgaagcaaaaattataacatcttATTGTGGTACTTAATGTAGTGGAAATACttgaaactgttttaaaaatagggggaagaaaacaaaagtggaGGAGGGTAAAGGGATCTGAATGAAAGTAAGATTTCAATGTTTCATATGAAGTTGTAAAACATAAATACCAACAAATTACCTATATATTGTAATACCTAGAGCAACCAGTACGAAAACTATATGAAGTGGTATACTCAGAAGCAGTATAAGTAAATCCTAAAATATGTTCCGATAATCCACAGGAAgataacaaaaagagagagaaagagagaagcagaggaaacaaacagtaaacaaataataaaatggcagacttaagCATTAACAtatcatgagccactgtgcctagcttgGCAGTGGCAGATAGAAAACTGATACACCAGTTTTGTATCTCATGCTACCATTATAgcataaaaaaaatagacatttagaaccaagcatggtggctcacacctgtaatcccagcactttggaaggccaaggcaggaggattgcttgagaccaggaatttgataCCAGCTGcatgatagagtgagacccccatctctacaaaaaaaaaaaaaattaaatcatagcCTGTAGTCAACAAATTATAGAATGAAATAGTTGATAACTTTTgtgattttaaacttttctttcttttttgtgtgtacaGCTGTGAAAACTACTGGATGTAACTTAGATAAGGTAAATATCCTTCCTAATGCCCTGATTACTCCACTCATACCAAGCAGTATGATTAAGAGTGAAGATGTTACTCCAATGGAAGTAACAGCAGAAAAAAGATCTTCCCCTATTTTTAAGGTAAGCTATATTGACTAGTACCCCAACTCTTaactttacatataaaaattgctatgttttacttttcctattcctttgactttttataatgctttggatacacaaaataaattttacttttaagagtGAATGCTTTATACTTCAGCAAAATTGCACACAAAGTGACTgccaatatacattttaataagggAGGAATTATTCATAATATGTTGCTAGACTTGTGGGATATGGGGTGTTAATGAACGTACTAATTTTAGCATTTTCAGAATTAGAGACTTTTCCCCACAAGTCTTTTCCCGTaactccccctccccttttttgcTTGTTTCCCTCATTATAATGTTAATGATAAGCCACAAGGTGGAGATATTTTGATATCTGCTCTTCCAGAACCATAGAATTAATGTGTTCTTATTACCCTTAATTTGCCTAAGCATATCAATAACTGATTACTTTTCTACTTCGTTGTTTGACTATCTTTGCTTGTAGTACTTTAAAAAGATAcatcctaggccgggcgcggtggctcacgcctgtaatcctagctctctgggaggccgaggcgggcggattgctcaaggtcaggagttcaaaaccagcctgagcaagagcgagaccccgtctctactataaatagaaagaaactaattggccaactaatatatatatataaaattagccgggcatggtggcgcatgcctgtagtcccagctactcgggaggctgagacagaaggatcgctcgagcccaggagtttgaggttgctgtgagctaggctgacgccacggcactcacactagcctgggcaacaaagcgagactctgtctcaaaaaaaaaaaaaaaaagatacatccTGATGACAGTCATACATCTTGTTATCATGCAGACTTACAGTCTTGTACCCATTCTCTAAATGATAATATAGAGTGGAAAATTGGTCCTGTTTATACTTTtagaacaataataatttttgaagtaTCTTATGagcttatttaatatttttatatattcatattatttggggttttttattttttagactacAAAGGCAGTTGGATCAACTCAGCAAACACTAGAAAATATCTCTAACATAGCAGGAAATGGTTCTttttcatcaccatcatcttctcACTTaccttctgaaaatgaaaagcagCAGCAGATGCAGCCCAAGGTGTACAACCCAGAGACCCTGACAACTATCCAAACACAAGACATCTCACAGCCTGGTACCTTTCCAGCAGTTTCTGCTTCTAGTCAGCTGCCCAATAGTGATGCACTGCTGCAGCAGGCTACGCAATTCCAGACCAGAGAATCTCAATCTAGAGAGGTATTACAGTCAGATGGCACAGTGGTTAATTTGTCACAACTGACTGAGGCGtcacagcaacagcagcagtCACCACTACAAGAACAAGCACAGACTTTGCAGCAGCagatttcatcaaatatttttccatcacCAAATAGTGTGAGTCAGctacagaatactattcagcagtTGCAAGCAGGAAGCTTTACAGGCAGTACTGCTAGTGGCAGCAGTGGGAGTGTTGACTTGGTCCAACAAGTTTTAGAGGCACAACAACAGTtatcttcagttttattttctgctccagatggtaatgaaaatgttcaagAACAGCTTAGCGCAGACATTTTTCAACAAGTTAGTCAAATTCAAAATAGTGTAAGCCCTGGAATGTTTTCCTCAACAGAGCCCACAGTCCATACCAGACCAGATAATTTAATACCTGGAAGAGCTGAAAGTGTTCATCCACAGACTGAAAACTCATTGTCTAatcaacaacagcaacagcagcaacagcaagtGATGGAATCATCAGCTGCAATGGTGATGGAGATGCAGCAGAGTATCTGCCAGGCCGCTGCCCAGATTCAGTCAGAGTTATTCCCTTCATCTGCTTCAGCAAATGGAAACCTTCAACAATCACCAGTTTACCAGCAGACTTCTCACATGATGAGTGCATTATCTACCAATGAAGACATGCAAATGCAATGTGAAttgttttcttctcctcctgCAGTTTCTGGAAATGAAACCTCTACAACCACCACACAGCAGGTTGCGACCCCTGGGACTACTATGTTTCAGACATCAAGTTCAGGAGATGGAGAAGAAACTGGAGCACAAGCAAAACAGATTCAGAACAGTGTCTTTCAGACCATGGTCCAGATGCAACATAGTGGGGACAGTCAACCTCAAGTTAACCTTTTTTCATCTACAAAAAGTATGATGAGTGTTCAGAATAATAGTACCCAGCAACAAGGCAATGGTTTATTCCAGCAAGGTAATGAGATGATGTCACTTCAATCTGGCAATTTTTTGCAACAGTCTTCTCATTCACAAGCTCAACTTTTTCATCCTCAAAATCCCATTGCTGATGCTCAGAACCTTTCCCAGGAAACACAGGGTTCTATTTTTCATAGTCCTAATCCTATTGTCCACAGTCAGACTTCTACAACCTCCTCTGAACAAATGCAGCCTCCAATGTTTCACTCTCAAAGTACCATTGCTGTGTTACAGGGCTCTTCAGTTCCTCAAGACCAGCAGTCAACCAACATATTTCTTTCCCAGAGTCCTATGAATAATCTTCAGACTAATACAGTGGCCCAAGAAGAACAGATTTCATTTTTTGCATCACAGAACTCAATTTCTCCACTTCAGTCAACATCAAACCCTGAACAGCAAGCTGCTTTCCAGCAGCAAGCTCCAATATCACATATCCAGACCCCTATGCTTTCCCAAGAACAAGCACAACCCTCCCAGCAAGGTTTATTTCAGCCTCAGGTGTCCCTGGGCTCCCTTCCACCTAATCCAATTCCTCAAAACCAACAAGGAACAATTTTCCAGTCACAGCACTCAATGGTTGCTATGCAGAGTAACTCTCCATCCCAGGagcagcaacaacagcaacaacagcagcagcagcagcaacagcagcaacagcagcaacatCAGCAGAGCATTTTATTTAGTAATCAGAATACCATGGCTACAATGGCATCTCAGAAGCAACCACCACCAAACATGATATTCAACCCAAATCAAAATCCAATGGCTAATCAGGAGCAACAGAACCAGTCAATTTTTCACCAACAAAGTAATATGGCCCCAATGAATCAAGAGCAGCAGCCCATGCAATTTCAGAATCAGTCCACAGTTTCCTCACTTCAGAACCCAGGCCCTACCCAGTCTGAATCATCACAGACATCTTTGTTCCATAGCTCTCCTCAGATTCAGTTGGTACAAGGGTCACCTAATTCTCAAGATCAACAAGTAACACTCTTCCTCTCTCCAGCGTCAATGTCTGCATTGCAGACCAGTATAAACCAACAAGACATGCAACAGTCTCCTCTTTATTCCCCTCAGAACAACATGCCAGGAATCCAAGGAGCCACATCTTCACCTCAATCACAGGCTACTTTGTTTCACAACACTGCAGGAGGCACAATGAACCAACTACAGAATTCTCCAGGCTCATCTCAGCAGACTTCAGGAATGTTCTTATTTGGCATTCAAAATAGTAagaacttttttctaatttctcattaCTTAATTGAAATggtcacattattattattattagaaggAAGCAAAGTACAATCATTTTAAGAGCACAGATTATAGTTAGAAGTCTACAACTTATAGATTATGAGATCCTGTACAAAATGACTTTCACGGGCTTCAGTTTTCACATctaaaatggtgataatattaCATACTTGAAAAGGATAttgaaggctgggcatggtggctcacgcctgtatcctagttctctgggaggctgaggcgggtggattgctcaaagtcaggagtttgaaaccagcctgagcaagagcgagaaattaattggccaactaataaatatagaaaaaattagctggcatagtggtacacgcctgtagtcccagctacttgggaggctgaggcaggaggattgcttgagcccaggagttcgaggttgctgtgagctaggctgacaccatggcactcactctagcctgggcaacaaagtgagactctgtctcaaaaaaaaaaaaaggatattgagAGAATTGAATAgggtaatatataaaaatgtgtttgcCATTTTAAGTTATAAACTTGAAAGGGAAATGAAGTAAGAATGACAGATAACATCTCAGCCAATTGAAGTAAATAGTTTGTAAGGAAGTAGAAACCCATCTTTAATATGTATGCCAAGAAAATTATATAGGACTTAATGATATCtaagcaaaaatgtatttttgtatacTAAGAGGAAACCTAAGATGATTTTCAGAACCATTCTATGAATACCTTTTTCTTGGACTAACAGGTATCTCACTTTTAATAATATACTAAGTGAACACAGTAATGAATTTCCCCCATTAACTAATAAATATCTTCTCATGAATCTTTATGAATAAGGTATCTTCTATTTTCAATGTCTTTGCAGACTGTAGTCAGCTTTTAACCTCTGGACCAGCTACCTTGCCAGATCAGTTGATGGCCATAAGTCAACAAGGCCAACCACAAAATGAGGGCCAGCCACCTGTGACAACACTTCTTTCTCAGCAAATGTCAGAGAATTCTCCACTGGCATCCTCTATAAATACCAACCAGAATATCGAAAAGATTGATTTACTTGTTTCATTGCAAAACCAAGGGAACAACTTGACTGGTTCCTTTTAACTGAATATGTAAGTATTTTTTTGGCTTCTTATTGAAAAGCAtcaaattttactctttttaaagatTTGGGTTAATAGCAgtttagtttctaattttttaaaatatttcttcctcataAAATGGTACTTTTTTATTCTGAGTGATCACTATGGTCATATTGTTAATAAGGGTGAGAGCATCCCTagtttgaaaatccaaaatctgaaatgctccaaaatctgaaattttttgaggACCAGCATGACAGCAAAAGCGGTCCACACCTGACCTAATGTGATGGATCACAGTTAAAACTCAGGTGTACGGCTTCTTATTTAGCATCCCTCCCAGCCCCCTTTAGCTGTGATATATCTTTTTAGATGTAACTGAAACATAAATggattttgtgtttagacttgggtcccctTTCatagatatctcattatgtatatacacatgttccaaaatctgaaattggaaacacttctgatcccaaACATTTCACATAAAAGATAACCTATATTGGGCATTCCTTCTGGCTCTAGGCCTCTTTGCCTTAGACTAACAGAATATCTGATGAGTATGCAGAATGTGTTTCCTTTGTACTATATGTTGGATATGATCATGTCTCAATTCTCccttcttcaaaaaataaatattgagtcAGAAAAGTCCATGGAAGAACAAAtatgataaagttttatttacagTACCATAATATACTTGAGGATCATTTGGTGACAGgaactttataaatgtttttcctcCCTTGTGAGTTGTattaaactttttcctttttttagaaaTTCCATGAAGAAAATCCTGATTCCAAGATGTCCTGAGATCTTATGGTTCCATGAGGATTACTGAACtgttactttaaaaacaaaatatgaaaaactgtATTTGAGTAAATGGATAGATTTTACTCTGACTGCAAAAGAGCACACCT
This sequence is a window from Microcebus murinus isolate Inina chromosome 20, M.murinus_Inina_mat1.0, whole genome shotgun sequence. Protein-coding genes within it:
- the NFAT5 gene encoding nuclear factor of activated T-cells 5 isoform X2 codes for the protein MPSDFISLLSADLDLESPKSLYSRDSLKLHPSQNFHRAGLLEESVYDLLPKELQLPPSRETSVASMSQTSGGEAGSPPPAVVAADASSAPSSSSMGGACSSFTTSSSPTIYSTSVTDSKAMQVESCSSAVGVSNRGVSEKQLTSNTVQQHPSTPKRHTVLYISPPPEDLLDNSRMSCQDEGCGLESEQSCSMWMEDSPSNFSNMSTSSYNDNTEVPRKSRKRNPKQRPGVKRRDCEESNMDIFDADSAKAPHYVLSQLTTDNKGNSKAGNGTLENQKGTGVKKSPMLCGQYPVKSEGKELKIVVQPETQHRARYLTEGSRGSVKDRTQQGFPTVKLEGHNEPVVLQVFVGNDSGRVKPHGFYQACRVTGRNTTPCKEVDIEGTTVIEVGLDPSNNMTLAVDCVGILKLRNADVEARIGIAGSKKKSTRARLVFRVNIMRKDGSTLTLQTPSSPILCTQPAGVPEILKKSLHSCSVKGEEEVFLIGKNFLKGTKVIFQENVSDENSWKSEAEIDMELFHQNHLIVKVPPYHDQHITLPVSVGIYVVTNAGRSHDVQPFTYTPDPVAGTLNVNVKKEITSPARPCSFEEALKGTNLILLKNSVKTTGCNLDKVNILPNALITPLIPSSMIKSEDVTPMEVTAEKRSSPIFKTTKAVGSTQQTLENISNIAGNGSFSSPSSSHLPSENEKQQQMQPKVYNPETLTTIQTQDISQPGTFPAVSASSQLPNSDALLQQATQFQTRESQSREVLQSDGTVVNLSQLTEASQQQQQSPLQEQAQTLQQQISSNIFPSPNSVSQLQNTIQQLQAGSFTGSTASGSSGSVDLVQQVLEAQQQLSSVLFSAPDGNENVQEQLSADIFQQVSQIQNSVSPGMFSSTEPTVHTRPDNLIPGRAESVHPQTENSLSNQQQQQQQQQVMESSAAMVMEMQQSICQAAAQIQSELFPSSASANGNLQQSPVYQQTSHMMSALSTNEDMQMQCELFSSPPAVSGNETSTTTTQQVATPGTTMFQTSSSGDGEETGAQAKQIQNSVFQTMVQMQHSGDSQPQVNLFSSTKSMMSVQNNSTQQQGNGLFQQGNEMMSLQSGNFLQQSSHSQAQLFHPQNPIADAQNLSQETQGSIFHSPNPIVHSQTSTTSSEQMQPPMFHSQSTIAVLQGSSVPQDQQSTNIFLSQSPMNNLQTNTVAQEEQISFFASQNSISPLQSTSNPEQQAAFQQQAPISHIQTPMLSQEQAQPSQQGLFQPQVSLGSLPPNPIPQNQQGTIFQSQHSMVAMQSNSPSQEQQQQQQQQQQQQQQQQQQHQQSILFSNQNTMATMASQKQPPPNMIFNPNQNPMANQEQQNQSIFHQQSNMAPMNQEQQPMQFQNQSTVSSLQNPGPTQSESSQTSLFHSSPQIQLVQGSPNSQDQQVTLFLSPASMSALQTSINQQDMQQSPLYSPQNNMPGIQGATSSPQSQATLFHNTAGGTMNQLQNSPGSSQQTSGMFLFGIQNNCSQLLTSGPATLPDQLMAISQQGQPQNEGQPPVTTLLSQQMSENSPLASSINTNQNIEKIDLLVSLQNQGNNLTGSF
- the NFAT5 gene encoding nuclear factor of activated T-cells 5 isoform X4, whose protein sequence is MPSDFISLLSADLDLESPKSLYSRDSLKLHPSQNFHRAGLLEESVYDLLPKELQLPPSRETSVASMSQTSGGEAGSPPPAVVAADASSAPSSSSMGGACSSFTTSSSPTIYSTSVTDSKAMQVESCSSAVGVSNRGVSEKQLTSNTVQQHPSTPKRHTVLYISPPPEDLLDNSRMSCQDEGCGLESEQSCSMWMEDSPSNFSNMSTSSYNDNTEVPRKSRKRNPKQRPGVKRRDCEESNMDIFDADSAKAPHYVLSQLTTDNKGNSKAGNGTLENQKGTGVKKSPMLCGQYPVKSEGKELKIVVQPETQHRARYLTEGSRGSVKDRTQQGFPTVKLEGHNEPVVLQVFVGNDSGRVKPHGFYQACRVTGRNTTPCKEVDIEGTTVIEVGLDPSNNMTLAVDCVGILKLRNADVEARIGIAGSKKKSTRARLVFRVNIMRKDGSTLTLQTPSSPILCTQPAGVPEILKKSLHSCSVKGEEEVFLIGKNFLKGTKVIFQENVSDENSWKSEAEIDMELFHQNHLIVKVPPYHDQHITLPVSVGIYVVTNAGRSHDVQPFTYTPDPVAGTLNVNVKKEITSPARPCSFEEALKAVKTTGCNLDKVNILPNALITPLIPSSMIKSEDVTPMEVTAEKRSSPIFKTTKAVGSTQQTLENISNIAGNGSFSSPSSSHLPSENEKQQQMQPKVYNPETLTTIQTQDISQPGTFPAVSASSQLPNSDALLQQATQFQTRESQSREVLQSDGTVVNLSQLTEASQQQQQSPLQEQAQTLQQQISSNIFPSPNSVSQLQNTIQQLQAGSFTGSTASGSSGSVDLVQQVLEAQQQLSSVLFSAPDGNENVQEQLSADIFQQVSQIQNSVSPGMFSSTEPTVHTRPDNLIPGRAESVHPQTENSLSNQQQQQQQQQVMESSAAMVMEMQQSICQAAAQIQSELFPSSASANGNLQQSPVYQQTSHMMSALSTNEDMQMQCELFSSPPAVSGNETSTTTTQQVATPGTTMFQTSSSGDGEETGAQAKQIQNSVFQTMVQMQHSGDSQPQVNLFSSTKSMMSVQNNSTQQQGNGLFQQGNEMMSLQSGNFLQQSSHSQAQLFHPQNPIADAQNLSQETQGSIFHSPNPIVHSQTSTTSSEQMQPPMFHSQSTIAVLQGSSVPQDQQSTNIFLSQSPMNNLQTNTVAQEEQISFFASQNSISPLQSTSNPEQQAAFQQQAPISHIQTPMLSQEQAQPSQQGLFQPQVSLGSLPPNPIPQNQQGTIFQSQHSMVAMQSNSPSQEQQQQQQQQQQQQQQQQQQHQQSILFSNQNTMATMASQKQPPPNMIFNPNQNPMANQEQQNQSIFHQQSNMAPMNQEQQPMQFQNQSTVSSLQNPGPTQSESSQTSLFHSSPQIQLVQGSPNSQDQQVTLFLSPASMSALQTSINQQDMQQSPLYSPQNNMPGIQGATSSPQSQATLFHNTAGGTMNQLQNSPGSSQQTSGMFLFGIQNNCSQLLTSGPATLPDQLMAISQQGQPQNEGQPPVTTLLSQQMSENSPLASSINTNQNIEKIDLLVSLQNQGNNLTGSF
- the NFAT5 gene encoding nuclear factor of activated T-cells 5 isoform X1, which codes for MPSDFISLLSADLDLESPKSLYSRDSLKLHPSQNFHRAGLLEESVYDLLPKELQLPPSRETSVASMSQTSGGEAGSPPPAVVAADASSAPSSSSMGGACSSFTTSSSPTIYSTSVTDSKAMQVESCSSAVGVSNRGVSEKQLTSNTVQQHPSTPKRHTVLYISPPPEDLLDNSRMSCQDEGCGLESEQSCSMWMEDSPSNFSNMSTSSYNDNTEVPRKSRKRNPKQRPGVKRRDCEESNMDIFDADSAKAPHYVLSQLTTDNKGNSKAGNGTLENQKGTGVKKSPMLCGQYPVKSEGKELKIVVQPETQHRARYLTEGSRGSVKDRTQQGFPTVKLEGHNEPVVLQVFVGNDSGRVKPHGFYQACRVTGRNTTPCKEVDIEGTTVIEVGLDPSNNMTLAVDCVGILKLRNADVEARIGIAGSKKKSTRARLVFRVNIMRKDGSTLTLQTPSSPILCTQPAGVPEILKKSLHSCSVKGEEEVFLIGKNFLKGTKVIFQENVSDENSWKSEAEIDMELFHQNHLIVKVPPYHDQHITLPVSVGIYVVTNAGRSHDVQPFTYTPDPAVAGTLNVNVKKEITSPARPCSFEEALKGTNLILLKNSVKTTGCNLDKVNILPNALITPLIPSSMIKSEDVTPMEVTAEKRSSPIFKTTKAVGSTQQTLENISNIAGNGSFSSPSSSHLPSENEKQQQMQPKVYNPETLTTIQTQDISQPGTFPAVSASSQLPNSDALLQQATQFQTRESQSREVLQSDGTVVNLSQLTEASQQQQQSPLQEQAQTLQQQISSNIFPSPNSVSQLQNTIQQLQAGSFTGSTASGSSGSVDLVQQVLEAQQQLSSVLFSAPDGNENVQEQLSADIFQQVSQIQNSVSPGMFSSTEPTVHTRPDNLIPGRAESVHPQTENSLSNQQQQQQQQQVMESSAAMVMEMQQSICQAAAQIQSELFPSSASANGNLQQSPVYQQTSHMMSALSTNEDMQMQCELFSSPPAVSGNETSTTTTQQVATPGTTMFQTSSSGDGEETGAQAKQIQNSVFQTMVQMQHSGDSQPQVNLFSSTKSMMSVQNNSTQQQGNGLFQQGNEMMSLQSGNFLQQSSHSQAQLFHPQNPIADAQNLSQETQGSIFHSPNPIVHSQTSTTSSEQMQPPMFHSQSTIAVLQGSSVPQDQQSTNIFLSQSPMNNLQTNTVAQEEQISFFASQNSISPLQSTSNPEQQAAFQQQAPISHIQTPMLSQEQAQPSQQGLFQPQVSLGSLPPNPIPQNQQGTIFQSQHSMVAMQSNSPSQEQQQQQQQQQQQQQQQQQQHQQSILFSNQNTMATMASQKQPPPNMIFNPNQNPMANQEQQNQSIFHQQSNMAPMNQEQQPMQFQNQSTVSSLQNPGPTQSESSQTSLFHSSPQIQLVQGSPNSQDQQVTLFLSPASMSALQTSINQQDMQQSPLYSPQNNMPGIQGATSSPQSQATLFHNTAGGTMNQLQNSPGSSQQTSGMFLFGIQNNCSQLLTSGPATLPDQLMAISQQGQPQNEGQPPVTTLLSQQMSENSPLASSINTNQNIEKIDLLVSLQNQGNNLTGSF